Genomic window (Toxotes jaculatrix isolate fToxJac2 chromosome 10, fToxJac2.pri, whole genome shotgun sequence):
GAGTTTTAATTATAGTCTATAACAGAAATCCCACGGAGCTTCTGTTCTATTATGTATTTATTGAGTATTGTAAGATAATTTATTATCTCCTACTGCATTTGCTGGCAGAAATTTTGAAAAGCTCTTCAGCTTTAACAAAGGCACATCAGTCATTTTCCAGTGTCAAAGCCTTTGATGAGTTTGACAAACCTGTGCTGTTAAAGCCTCAAgggaggtggagctgctgaatgCTCAAGAGCAAATAATCATGTTACAGCCTGAGTTTATGGCACAAATAGGCAAATAACAATATAGCCAACCTCCCCTGCTGGACAtgtaggtcagctgtgtgtttgaataataCAGACAACAAGTGTAAGAGGCCTAATAATAGGCTAACTTCACCTATTTATTTAAGATTCTATTTCTCCAGCCAGTTATCTCTTTCTCTAGGACAGGTTTGTTCACTCCGTTGCTAAGTCCAGTCCTGCATCAAACCCTCACAGTGCTGGTGCCTTGCTCTACCCGCTGAGCTTGATAAGGAACTGAACTCCTAACCTTGCAGACTCATGCGCCATGCTTTACCCTTTGAGGTATGCTGTGTACCTGCAGCATGCGCTCCTGCTCTTGCTGCCACCTTTCCTGACGCTTTCGCTCCTCATCCGGGTCCCAAGACCAGCGGTCACCCCGCCTGGCCTGGGGCAACACCGGGACTGACACCTGATGgaccccaacacacacagacacacacacacacacacaaaaacatacacacaaacccacacacacatcaacatgcacaaaaacacacacaaataatcatGCGCACattcacaccaacacacaaaccattcacacaaacacacaaacacaaacacacaaacacaaacacacacacacacacacacaaacataccctCACCCAACCATGAAGCCAGTGACAAATTGATAAGGCCCCCGACACtcacgcacgcatacacacacaccaatgtgcacacacatccaccacaggaaaagaagaagggaagggaggagaCAGAAATAGTTGGTCTACCACAACAGCACTACTCCAATGCTAGCCAAAGGACGCCTACtaaggagagagaagacagagaaagagagagatgagctCAAATGAAAACGAAAGCAGTCTCAGCCGTCGTCTACAGCATCCTCATCTGGCATGCTCCGTCAACAGCTCTGTGTCCTATGATACGTAGCTGGGCCCTGACACAGTGAGTCCAAAATCTGAGCCAGAACACCATGGTAGTAAACACCACTTTACTGGATTGTGTGACacgattattattatttattttaaaaaaaagaaagttttggaTTTAAACAATGCTAAAGAAAGTGTTATGTGTTAACTTGTCATGTTTTGCTTGGTTTATGTTTAAGTGAGAGACTTTTTATAAACtccctggatttttttttaatcttacctGTAGAATTTTGTAattcgtttttctttttttctgactttttttttttttcccagtaaaACTAAACTATTGGTACCCATTGTAACACAGGAGGTGATAAGCCAGATGAGAAGTggtaaaacagcttttcagtcAAATGATTTTACTCACGTTTCCACGGTGgtccttctctgcctcttctgtAAGCGTGAGAGAGAACACTGGTTAACATACAATTTTTAAACGGAAATTTTGGACACAGGTGATCAAACTAGATGCCTTTTTGATGGGACAAATATTTAAGGGAGTGAAAATAAGCCAAGTTGTGGTCTGAGATCCTGAGAAGGAAAGATgcatatgaaagaaaaagagacagaccaccaccaggagagagaaaaccagTCCACCAAAAGCTACATCTGGAATCCATCAACCATTGTGTAGctgtcttttcttattttttttgtttttgacattttaacaaaTTGAACCGAACATTCTGTAGCTTTTGGTGGAAAAGGCAGAAATGTGAAGCATTTTACTAAGGCTATCCAACAGTTGATGAggataatttaattaattatttaatttaattatataaaattataatttgATAAGTTTAATTTATTAGTTTAGTatcacatctgtcacatctgATTTAATGCTGTACatgtctgcaaaaaaaaacaaaaaaaaaacccaactcaACTGACCTATTTTATTGGAGTTTTTCTTGGAAAGGACCTTATAACAGTTCATCCTAATCAACATGATGATACCAGTATGAATCAAAATGAAGTTAGTTGTTTCACAGTCACAATACACAGATGATTGAAACAACTCTGCCCTTGTTTCATTGTGCGTGACTGTAGCACAAATGAGAGActtcaaaacacatttaaaatggagaGAGAACATCACTGATCACTCACAACACACTGGAAATGAGTTCAAAACGAGTGGATAGGGATAGGATACAAGTGCTGTTGTCTAGCTCTTGCAGAAATGGCAGGGAGACCCTGTGCATTCAGCACCTGGGGGCAGAAACATGAGCTCCACCGATGAATGAAAGGTTTTACCTGGTGGAGCGAAGAACTCCCAACGTAACTTAGGGTTGCTGGTTGCCAGCGGAGACCTGACACTGTTTGCAAACTCTAAAgcgaaataaaaaaatatgtgggtggaaagaaaagagggaatgagggaaggaagggagggaagggagagaAATGATGAGGGACAGATGTCAAAATCAGGAGTTGGAATGGACATTGAGAGAATTAGAGAGGTCAAACTGGGGAAGGGTTTCACAGTAGTGCTCCAGTGATACTGTAGGCTGAATGGACTCTAAATGGATCGAAGGCTTTAAAGAGGCTGTAATTCAGATTTAGTAAAAAAGTCAGTATATTTTCTACTCGAAAAGACAAAACGGATACAACTACatattgtttttattccacTGTCTGCCAAGGTTATAGTTTAGATCTCTTAAATATGTTTTGTTGCATCTATTTTGAAAAGTGAGAAGGGGACTTTATTGTAAGTGCCAATCAGAAACCATTTCACTTAAACATGAAAGGTGAAGCAGGGCTTTGTGTAGTTTGTCCAAATAGGCTGATAATGGTCACAAATGATCAACAGCCCCTTTGACCCTGATTCTAACATCTAGCGGTACGACAGCAAAACAGAACGAGAGCCAGGCTGAAAGGCAAAGGGGAAGAAACCAGCAGGGGGATATGCTAATCGAACTCAGGGAACGAGGGGATGTATGGAAAAGAAGCTGCTGGTTTGGTACGTAGACGTGAGGAGTTCACTAACCTGCTGTCGTTTCCCGTGGTGGGTGATATCCAGATGATCCTGGTGCAGCTAAGGTCGGTACATTCTCCTTCCTCTGTGGCGACTCCTGGGAACTGGGAGCACTTGCCTGCAGGGAGATTCAAAGATTATAAGCAGGCTGGATGAATGATCATCTCTTCTTCAGTCTGGATGTTTTGTGACTAAAGTTTATAAAGCTCTGTAGGCAGCTTCACCTGTAAAGTTACTGGCTGACTCTGCACTGTGCTGACCTCTGACTGGACAAGACTGGATGTGTTTCGATCAGATGGTTCAGCCGTTTCTTGTTTggcctctgaaaacacacagacaacacaattTTATCCCTAAagttaaaatcaaatgaaaggCAGAAAAGTAAAAACGCTTTCCTTTTATATTTGCTCCtcacaattgtttttttttttcatgttttccaaaAGGTTCTAGGTAAAATTAGTCACAAGACCTGTAATGACAAAACTATGAGTAACCACAAGGTGTCAGCATGCTGTTCAGACCTGTAGGTGGTGTTGGCTGAACTGCAGCATTTGACTTTCTCTCCTCTGGAACAGCTGCTCTCTGGATTCCAGTCTTCCCAAAGCTTTCTTCTGGCTTCTGCAGTTCCTATACAGCCCACAAATGGTTTCATATTTAATTGCCAGTTTATAACATatgtctaaaaaaattttttattcCAAACCAAGATAAACTTTCagatatttaaatattcaaaagGTTTTACAGTACAAGGAAAGGTTTGTTCCAACTAACTTCTGTTGACTGTTAAAGAGAGGAAGGTAATGTGTTGTATCTCTGTATGTGATATTTTAGATGCATACCCTTGCAGATTGCAGTCATACTAAACGTATTAAATGCATGAACACCAACACAGATAGgaattgtttcattttcaaaataaacaaagccggcctttctgctgcagtgttAAGCGATTTAAAGCTCTACTGTAAATCCAGAGAACTAATTCAATTTACAGAGAAATTTAAGGAGGGATTTACAAAAATATCTCAGAGTTTGTGCTACAAAATCCTCACTGGGTCCAACGAATCATCATTCTCAACCTGGCTGTGTCAGTGAAGTAACCTTACTAGAGGTTTAACTGTTTCTGTGTCCATCCAGAACTGCTGAGTAAAAGACGGTGCCATCTACTGTGCACCTACAGCATGACTGCAAACAGGAAATTCACTTGAGGATCCTGTAAACTAACTACGGTAATCACTGGCTTTAAAGATTCTGACTTCATTCAGGCAGTGttttaatacacattttataaataaacGTTTTAATTATTCTATTTATTCTAAAAGAATCTGATTTGATGTAATGAAAGTTGTAATATTTCAAAGCTTCACTGTAACCAATGATAACATCCTCATCCTGACCGTTGGTAGTGAGGTGGGCCGACTTGGTGGCGTTGAATGCTCTGCGACTTTCTCCTCTTGGACGTCCTCAGAAACTGCGTCAGTGCCACCTTTTACACACTTGGCCTTTGTTGACACTGGGCTTCCTCCTCCGGGGGAGgtgtgtggactgtgtgtgggtgatgcTGCAGAGGGGGCAGCATCTACAGTGCTGTTGCTGGTTTTGGAAGGGGATGCCTGGAAATGAGGAGGAGATTCCCTTTCTTGGCTCTCAGGTGTGGTGGGAACGTCGTTACTTCCTACGTTGCCATTGACTCGAAGCAAACCGTCCGCCTGGATCAGAGGAGGACAGGTACGatgttggttttatttgagCTTTGTGCAGTTTAATTTCATGAAATTACATAATAAATTAAAGTACTTAAGCCAGACAAAACATTGCCATTGGGCTAGCTaactttttaaataattgttGTGGTTGTGGAAGTGCATATTTCTTGTCTTAAATTGACCTATTTGCGATATTTAAGATCCTAGATTAGAAGTATAACCCGTTTAAGTCTTGAGTTTGGGTTAACTGTTTGGTTAGACTTCTGTTTAGATGGAAGCTAGTGGAACTGAAAAACATGTAATGTGTAATGTCAGTAATTTGATAAATTTGGTTCATAATTCATTTTATGGAAAAATCTAAATATCAAACCCAATAACTAAAAACCCAGTGCCCTCATTTGTGGTCATTACCAGCCTCTCGTCTCTGTTTGTTATTAGCCATTCATCTAGCTCACAACACCACGCTGGCCTCTATGAGAAAGAGGCACTAATATATGTGTGAGGAGCCCCTAGTGAGCGGTAACTTAAGACACAGTGGTGGAGCTGGGTGAATGCAGGCTCTCAGTCTGCCCCCCTCCGCCTCCACCTTCTCATCCCTACCCTAGCAGCTTGTGTGGGCCCTCTTTGTCTGCTGGGAGCCCACTTCACATCGAGAGGGCCCTACTTGTCAACTTCTTAAGTCAATAGGGAACAGAGGGCTCCATTGAAAGCCGGGCTCCACTCAGACTCCTGACAAGACATTCCAGAAAAGCGCTCTGCTCCATTTGGCCTGATAATAAcccgtccctccctctctgccacaACAAAACATAAGATCTCATTTTGAATATTCCCATTTGGAAGTTTTTccagaagaaaaggaaatggaTCCGGTTAGCGAGGACTTTGAGCTAAACTGAAACATTACATGCTTCTTCTGGGAGGGGAAGTCTTGTGTTTTCCTAGAAACCAGTTGGCTCATCACCATGGAGGTTCTGTGGCATTCTAATGTAAATGCCAAGAGAGCTGGACGGGAATTTACCCACCAGCCTGCAAGGAGGGCAGACAACACTGGGAAGTAACCATATGTAAAGTGGTCAATACCTATACCAAACCCACCATAGGACTGTTGTGGTTACAATAATCAAAGAGTTATTATTTATCAAAGAAGTGAACTTTATCATCATCATGTAGAAACTCTGACATGATCCCACGTGCCTCACAGTCAAACTCACCTTGCTGGGCCACGGTTCAGACGCTGTGGCCCGGGACTCGAAGTAAGGCTTGGGTGTCAGCAAAGGCACCGGTTTGGGCGACAGAGCTCGGGAGGATGGCGGCTCAGAGGAGCGGGAGCGAATCTGAGGCCGCTGATGCGAGGACAAGTCTCTGGGAAACTCCTCGATTCGAGCTTCCAGTGTAGACGTGAACTTTGGAGCTGGAGCGGACTGCTGGCGCAGATACCTCATTGGCCCATTGGGGTCAATGTCGAAGGGATCTGGGGTAGTtggggaggtggagagggagagagggaagggtgAGCAGGGGAAGGAGGGGTCAGCGGATATGCTGCGATCCAGGAGCTTCGGCAGCTGCAGGCGTTCTAGGACTGCTTCGCTGATGGAGAACCGCTGGGCGTAACGCTGGAGGACAGCTGATGCCTCCTCTGGGGTTCTTGCTCTTCTGTACGCGTCCCGCAGCTCCTCCTCACGGCGCTCCCTGTTCACGTGAGGAAAGGCGGTACAGGAAGGATAAAATGAAACAGCCATGTCGAATGCGAAGCAACTGAAATAATACAATGTGATTTACCCTCAGCAGGTGTTAACTTTGCTACTCTCTATTAGCAGTTGATATGAAAGTTCACCAGTGAAGTGAGAAGTGCAATAATACAATGACATCAAAATCCACCACTAAATACATTTCCCTTTTACTTAGAGCTACAGTATATATGAAATATAGGAAGTTCAAATCATATTTGATCTGTATttaaacaaagataaaatattACAGTCTTACACATCACAGCAAGGGATCTATTATTTCTACCTCACTATCATCCAAGTAGATATGCTCTTCCTTTTTCCCTTATCTCTGTGGGAGACCTACTTAATTGAATTCCAGGAGGAATTAGGATGAATATTGAGTTCTCTTCTTTGGGAAAGACCTACTTTTCCACTACTCTAGTACTGTTCTGTGCACGTACCTTTGGCTTTTTAGCAGAACCCCAGTTAGACAAATACTCAACAACTGTTATTGTGTATTTCACATACTTGTCCTCCACGATCTCTCTGTACGTCTTgatgcttctcctcctctgggaGGTATAGGTGTCTCCTGACATCAACCGCtccatcatcttcctctcctcctccttcttgatCAGATCCTGGGAAATACTCCTCCTTCGACTTTTCCATCGGGCCAggtcctgacacacacaagcagattACACGAGTGTCATTTCCAAATGAAACAAAGCGAGAGGTCTTGGCTTTGCAGCGGTGCCAGACCCGAAGAAAACTGTGGCCCTAGAAAACTAATTTCAGTTGTTTAACTGGGGCACAGCAAGATATTACTGGAGTTTGTTCTTCAGCCTCCAGGCACCGAAAAATCACTGCTCATAACTGATAAACAGATGCAAGAAATACAAACTGCGTAGATGAGCTGCAATTCTCATGGGAGTTAAAAAGTCATCTCACtcccgcaaaaaaaaaaaatatatataaaaagaataaatcatcttaatccaaaataaacaaagacagataCAAAGAAATAAGGATAGCAATTTTAAGTCGGACAAATCTGAGACACTCACGTCCTGCCAGtgatcctcctcttccttcatccTGTTGTACTGATTGTGCATCAGTTCATGACGCACCTGACTGTGGGGCAGCAAGATGGCCTCCTCTTCACCACGCATATCGATCATACTGACGCTCCTGGGgaggagatggggagagagggacagagaaagagagaaaggacatGGATAATGATAAATATGAGTTGACATGTCACCTCAAGAGAAGGacgtgatttttatttttaaagtgaatTAGTCttgttactttatttatttatttatttttaaataatgctGCAAGTCATTCCGCACATTTTCCCTAAACACATTATACTATAAATTCATtagtgtatgtttgtatgttggCCTCTTTATCGGTTTCACACAGCAGAAATACTGTGACCCTAACCTTTTCCAAGACTCAGCAGTGGCTAAAGAGGTTAGTTAGCGTTTAAAAGAACTCATGAATAAATCTCCCTAGAGGTGATCCTCCACCCCAAATCTATGTTTGTACagttgtattccaaaaaaatatACTTCATTCACAAAAGATGTTTTGTAGAAATCCATCATAATCCATCAGGAAAAGAGAATAACCTGTAACCAGTGTCTCAGTGCAAATGCCAAAATAAAACGTGTCTTTATAAGATGAATGTAAAACTGTGCGTCTTCAAAGATAACCTCACCCAATAAGCATAATTAAGATTTTAGATCCATAAAACGTCCCACCCTTCAGCCCCTCCAACCAAATCACACAGCatttttcctttactttgttCTTTTTGAACAATCCCATATTGTTTCATGTCACATTCCAACATTTGTTTCAACAGGAAGTGCATCACGTTAAACATTTCAAGATGCCATTTAATGGGACCTTTGAAAACATCAGCTTTTAGTAACACTCTGATGTAACTGTATGATGTGAAACAACCAGTGTATTCATACAGATGAAACCTGGCCATAGAAAGTTTGCGCTCGTTATATTTGTTCAGTCAGTACTGTTAAAGCAGCAGCCTCGCTGTTAGGAGCATGCAGCTGTACAGGGTGTTCATCACAGGTTTAGAATGGGTAAAGTCATTTTATTCTTTAACAATTTCCTACAAGTCATGGGTCTAataattgttttctgtttaaagtTTTGGACAGTGGGATGGGTAAAGGTACATGTGTAACGTGTGGACCAGAGCAGTGCTGAACAATTAAATCCAAACTTGATTTATTTACTTGCATTTGAATCATCTCCTGCTTAGGAATCCTCTCTCCAGCTTTATGAGCTGAACTTTTTGCACCAGCTTTTAGCAGCAGAGGAGATGACtgtaatgatttttttatgtgttttatgagGTAAAGAGATGGGATATTGGGAGGGTGGTTGAAATAATGTGTGTTACATGAAACATGCAGCTGGCAGAAGCACTGGGGTGATGTCGGAGCAGCATAGTTTAGTAAGTTCTCTCCACAGCCACTGCTGCAGGCACAGAATAAATCTGAGAGGAATGGATCGTTGCcagccaaaaaaatcaaaaaagcaTGTCCACTAGattcattaaaaacactttcatCATTTTTCAGATCAAATGTAGGGACCAGGGACATTGTTTGACACTGTTAAAGCACACTGTCAAAATGTTCACCTTGACAAGtcatttaaattttctttaaGTGATGCAAGTAGGGAACATCTGCTTAATTGGGAGACATTTTTAATTTCCATGTAATGAAAACCTTATTTAGGATATCATCCTACCTAAATCTCCACGAAGACGGAAGTCCGCATAAATAAGTCACAAATTAAAGCACTAATATTCAGCACTGTATTCCAGATACTGGGTGATCGGaccttcaaacaaacaaaaagccaaaaccAAACTCTAACATGAGGTTTTTGTTAATGGTATCAAGAAAGTTCTTTAAATGACTTTAATCATTTGGCAGTTTTTCCCCACTtgcataaatataaaaaaaaaatccaattccAACTCTCAGTGAATGATTAAATGACTTATtgagcagcttttgttttgagAAGCAGAGCAGCGTTGTGCCAGGCAGCTGAGCCTCCGAGTGCTACAAAAGGCAACTTACTGTGTATCGTCTGACACACTATCTGTGTGGCTGAATCTACAGACGGCAGAgagcatggagagagagaacaatcaCAAATGAACACAGGTACATTCAAGAGAGAAACTCATCATCCACTCGTGTGAATATGCAAACACAGTGATGGAATATTTGATTCTTAGTAGTGGGTAACGTGTTGTGTTgtgatcacagctgacagtgacGTAGTTATGACAGGTTAAATACAGAATATGCACCAGCTATTGTCGATTAATGACTGTTTTAAACAAGTGTCCccctgtggtttgtgtgtatgcacagaTGTATTTGTCAGTTCCTGGGTTTAATGATGAACCTCAAACCAAGCACAAGGGGGCAGTCTTATCCAAAACACAGCCAGAACACACAACTAATTCACTGCAgcactgcaaacaaaaaaactctacTGGCATATGACAAAAGCATATGGCAATGATCTCAGAATAttgttaaattattaaaaataagaaCATGCATCTTTTATCAGACAGCACAAGAGCAACATCAGGGATGTggctctctttctgtctgtgaccACCACTTGTAGGTTTGGCCTTAACCACAAAGGTCTtcacacagtcttttttttatgaGCCTGCCTCTGATGTTGGAGGGGTGCGAGGGAAAGTGTGGCCTGCGGTTGCTCGCcacaagagaaaaagaagactAAATTAAGAGAGGACTCAGCAAATCAAGACCAGACAGATTGTTTTCTAAGATGGCCATTTGCCATATGGTATGTTTGTCAGTGGGGCTTACATTAAAGccaatttaattttatattttcttgtcaTACAGGGAATGACcagtttgtgtttacagtcaaacatttttagGAATATTTTGGCTCAAACTGGATCAAATTCAATTCAGCATCAACTGGAGTTATTCCCTAATTGGGTCTCCTGAAGATATTAAAGGTTTTCAACTAAGGTCATGCACAGTTAATCAGGGACCACGTTTTCTGAAtttcttaacaaaaaaaaaaaaggaggaaggaaagcaaaggaggagaaaatgtttcCATGCATTCTGTCTACATTAACAACAGCTttatagaaaacaaaatcaatttgCATTCGTATTAAAAATCTCATGCAATCTTTAGGCAAGTAAGTCATCCATGCTAATAGGAGCTTTGCTGTCTGAGGTCAAGGTCACATGCTGAGTATTCAAAAGGATCAGGGGAATGGAAGATCCCTTCAGTTAAACGCTGAATTGTGTAGTTCTAGTTCAACGCGgcaaaatttcataaaatgtaGTGTAGCTGCTGGACGGGGCTCACGTTGCTGGGAGACTGCTGTCCAACCAAGATGTCCCTCCTTGTGGGTCGTCACTTTCACTCAGTGCCCTGCCCTTTCGTCGGCCTGTATCGGTTGTTTCTTTTGAAGCGGTTGCCATGGCAGCGGGCACAGGAAGGAAGTGGGAGGGACTCGGGCTGGCGATGCGTTTAGGAGAGGTCAGCGTTTGACGGGGCTGCTTCTCGTCCTGCTCTGCATCTGCAACTAACGGGGTACCAGCGACTCCCTGCCTCACCCCTGCCTCCTCCCGGTCTGCCGCAGGTGGATGTTTCACGATCGTGCTGACGGGGCCTGTTGCAACCACTGAGGCTGCCGTGGCGTTTCCTGCTAGAGTCGTCGAATGGTGGAAGAGTTCCTCTGAGCACGAGCGAGCTGGAGTACtgcagaaagcaaagcaaactaaAACGTACTGCTGCCTGGTTATAACTTATCATCCTACACCATCAGACAGCATTCCTCTGGAGGAGCCTACTGTAAATGGAGGTTCTGAAGGACATAAATCTAAGAAAATAGCACAGCATGGTCACACGTCCTTTCATAGCAGACTGCATGTGAAAACAAATTGGAGTcacaaaaccaaagcaaaatTCACTAAACGCTCTTGTTGTTTGTCACCCTCGGATGAACTGCTACTTTCTGGGAGGCTTATTATTGGACTGTAAATTCCCAGAATGCgtggtagggagagagagacgggcCAGCTGCCGGCAGTGAAAGGGCTAAGCTTCAGTCCCAGCCTGCTCAGGGTCAGGGAAGGAAGAAAGACTCATTTCCTTACATCCTGAGGGTGGGTCGCACGTTCATGT
Coding sequences:
- the LOC121187984 gene encoding LIM and calponin homology domains-containing protein 1-like isoform X7, with protein sequence MASPVADIGQSHQHHPVTESAADSAFQEAQKWIEAVTGRCFGDKDFRGGLENGILLCELLSSIKPGLVKKINRLPTPIAGLDNLSVFLRGCEELGLKGSQLFDPGDLQDTSTRPTTKGSDCSRKLKNVLITIYWLGRAANGCTSYNGPTLDLKEFEGLLSQMRKEAEEAESPKRSIRDSGYIDCWDSERSDSLSPPRHGREDSFDSLDSFGSRSRQTPSPDVLVARGSSDGRGSDSESDGPPHRKMPDIRKDDMLARRTSVSEPRTAMPFNQYLPNKSNQSGYVPTPLRKKKNDKEEAGRKSWSTATSPIGGDRPFSTPARSCSEELFHHSTTLAGNATAASVVATGPVSTIVKHPPAADREEAGVRQGVAGTPLVADAEQDEKQPRQTLTSPKRIASPSPSHFLPVPAAMATASKETTDTGRRKGRALSESDDPQGGTSWLDSSLPATFSHTDSVSDDTQSVSMIDMRGEEEAILLPHSQVRHELMHNQYNRMKEEEDHWQDDLARWKSRRRSISQDLIKKEEERKMMERLMSGDTYTSQRRRSIKTYREIVEDKERREEELRDAYRRARTPEEASAVLQRYAQRFSISEAVLERLQLPKLLDRSISADPSFPCSPFPLSLSTSPTTPDPFDIDPNGPMRYLRQQSAPAPKFTSTLEARIEEFPRDLSSHQRPQIRSRSSEPPSSRALSPKPVPLLTPKPYFESRATASEPWPSKADGLLRVNGNVGSNDVPTTPESQERESPPHFQASPSKTSNSTVDAAPSAASPTHSPHTSPGGGSPVSTKAKCVKGGTDAVSEDVQEEKVAEHSTPPSRPTSLPTELQKPEESFGKTGIQRAAVPEERKSNAAVQPTPPTEAKQETAEPSDRNTSSLVQSEVSTVQSQPVTLQASAPSSQESPQRKENVPTLAAPGSSGYHPPRETTAEFANSVRSPLATSNPKLRWEFFAPPEEAEKDHRGNVSVPVLPQARRGDRWSWDPDEERKRQERWQQEQERMLQVHSIPQRVKHGA
- the LOC121187984 gene encoding LIM and calponin homology domains-containing protein 1-like isoform X1 encodes the protein MASPVADIGQSHQHHPVTESAADSAFQEAQKWIEAVTGRCFGDKDFRGGLENGILLCELLSSIKPGLVKKINRLPTPIAGLDNLSVFLRGCEELGLKGSQLFDPGDLQDTSTRPTTKGSDCSRKLKNVLITIYWLGRAANGCTSYNGPTLDLKEFEGLLSQMRKEAEEAESPKRSIRDSGYIDCWDSERSDSLSPPRHGREDSFDSLDSFGSRSRQTPSPDVLVARGSSDGRGSDSESDGPPHRKMPDIRKDDMLARRTSVSEPRTAMPFNQYLPNKSNQSGYVPTPLRKKKNDKEEAGRKSWSTATSPIGGDRPFSTPARSCSEELFHHSTTLAGNATAASVVATGPVSTIVKHPPAADREEAGVRQGVAGTPLVADAEQDEKQPRQTLTSPKRIASPSPSHFLPVPAAMATASKETTDTGRRKGRALSESDDPQGGTSWLDSSLPATFSHTDSVSDDTQSVSMIDMRGEEEAILLPHSQVRHELMHNQYNRMKEEEDHWQDDLARWKSRRRSISQDLIKKEEERKMMERLMSGDTYTSQRRRSIKTYREIVEDKERREEELRDAYRRARTPEEASAVLQRYAQRFSISEAVLERLQLPKLLDRSISADPSFPCSPFPLSLSTSPTTPDPFDIDPNGPMRYLRQQSAPAPKFTSTLEARIEEFPRDLSSHQRPQIRSRSSEPPSSRALSPKPVPLLTPKPYFESRATASEPWPSKADGLLRVNGNVGSNDVPTTPESQERESPPHFQASPSKTSNSTVDAAPSAASPTHSPHTSPGGGSPVSTKAKCVKGGTDAVSEDVQEEKVAEHSTPPSRPTSLPTELQKPEESFGKTGIQRAAVPEERKSNAAVQPTPPTEAKQETAEPSDRNTSSLVQSEVSTVQSQPVTLQASAPSSQESPQRKENVPTLAAPGSSGYHPPRETTAEFANSVRSPLATSNPKLRWEFFAPPEEAEKDHRGNEKYRREQEKLKEEWEKAQREVAEEERKYHEEERRILEETVTPLTPRSSALPSPSRGELSSTSEPQDTIVRSLADWERKQELLERQSRGSTESVEGKRRENDRTSDISTADDSMKTGRSSVSQSSSQPETLGHSLQNGQKPPPMPTKSSTPVKKQQDLTADSNRPSRPAGDRRSGPIDNNMSRSSSKPPASCPPTPDSLPPAPNRSVSGKKLCSSCGQPLGKGAAMIIETLSLYFHIHCFKCGVCKGQLGDTTTGTDVRIRNGLLNCHQCYIRSRSAGQPTTL
- the LOC121187984 gene encoding LIM and calponin homology domains-containing protein 1-like isoform X3 gives rise to the protein MASPVADIGQSHQHHPVTESAADSAFQEAQKWIEAVTGRCFGDKDFRGGLENGILLCELLSSIKPGLVKKINRLPTPIAGLDNLSVFLRGCEELGLKGSQLFDPGDLQDTSTRPTTKGSDCSRKLKNVLITIYWLGRAANGCTSYNGPTLDLKEFEGLLSQMRKEAEEAESPKRSIRDSGYIDCWDSERSDSLSPPRHGREDSFDSLDSFGSRSRQTPSPDVLVARGSSDGRGSDSESDGPPHRKMPDIRKDDMLARRTSVSEPRTAMPFNQYLPNKSNQSGYVPTPLRKKKNDKEEAGRKSWSTATSPIGGDRPFSTPARSCSEELFHHSTTLAGNATAASVVATGPVSTIVKHPPAADREEAGVRQGVAGTPLVADAEQDEKQPRQTLTSPKRIASPSPSHFLPVPAAMATASKETTDTGRRKGRALSESDDPQGGTSWLDSSLPATFSHTDSVSDDTQSVSMIDMRGEEEAILLPHSQVRHELMHNQYNRMKEEEDHWQDDLARWKSRRRSISQDLIKKEEERKMMERLMSGDTYTSQRRRSIKTYREIVEDKERREEELRDAYRRARTPEEASAVLQRYAQRFSISEAVLERLQLPKLLDRSISADPSFPCSPFPLSLSTSPTTPDPFDIDPNGPMRYLRQQSAPAPKFTSTLEARIEEFPRDLSSHQRPQIRSRSSEPPSSRALSPKPVPLLTPKPYFESRATASEPWPSKADGLLRVNGNVGSNDVPTTPESQERESPPHFQASPSKTSNSTVDAAPSAASPTHSPHTSPGGGSPVSTKAKCVKGGTDAVSEDVQEEKVAEHSTPPSRPTSLPTELQKPEESFGKTGIQRAAVPEERKSNAAVQPTPPTEAKQETAEPSDRNTSSLVQSEVSTVQSQPVTLQASAPSSQESPQRKENVPTLAAPGSSGYHPPRETTAEEAEKDHRGNEKYRREQEKLKEEWEKAQREVAEEERKYHEEERRILEETVTPLTPRSSALPSPSRGELSSTSEPQDTIVRSLADWERKQELLERQSRGSTESVEGKRRENDRTSDISTADDSMKTGRSSVSQSSSQPETLGHSLQNGQKPPPMPTKSSTPVKKQQDLTADSNRPSRPAGDRRSGPIDNNMSRSSSKPPASCPPTPDSLPPAPNRSVSGKKLCSSCGQPLGKGAAMIIETLSLYFHIHCFKCGVCKGQLGDTTTGTDVRIRNGLLNCHQCYIRSRSAGQPTTL